From the Pirellulales bacterium genome, one window contains:
- the aspS gene encoding aspartate--tRNA ligase — MLRTHTCGELDASHIGQTVTLCGWVDSYRDHGGGLFVDLRDRYGMTQVVFNPPDTSPVEIEASKQLRAEYVIKVVGKVAARPEGMANPKLPTGEIELRVTRLTLLNKALTPPVSPSAMKQDLPGEDLRLKHRYLDLRRPEMQKVLLLRDRVVKGMRDYFADGGFIDVETPCLGRSTPEGARDYLVPSRVHQGSFYALPQSPQLYKQILMIAGYDRYVQVARCFRDEDLRADRQPEFTQLDLEMSFVDADDVMGQIDGLCAKLAKQELGIDLALPLPRMTYDQAMERYGHDAPDLRFGLEIVDCTDLAPESDFGVFKNVVEAGGKVRAINAKKGAEHYSRRGIDALTEFVKGFGAKGLAWFRCEEDGKLGSTIAKFFSEELLAKFAKRLDAEPGDLILFSADQWAGTCKVLHALRTKIGREMQLYDPQAMHFSWVVEFPMFAYDEEQGNWAAMHHPFTAPLDEHVPLLSADPGKCRAKAYDLVINGSEAGGGTIRIHDAETQSKVFGLLGIDAETAKDRFGFLLDALQYGAPPHGGIALGIDRWVMLFGRLESIRDCIAFPKTQKATDLMTEAPGTVDAKQLKELALKINR, encoded by the coding sequence GTGCTACGCACTCACACTTGCGGCGAACTCGACGCGTCTCACATTGGCCAAACCGTCACCTTGTGCGGTTGGGTCGACTCGTATCGCGACCACGGCGGGGGGCTGTTCGTCGACCTCCGCGATCGGTACGGCATGACGCAGGTCGTGTTCAACCCGCCGGACACCTCGCCCGTGGAGATCGAGGCCTCGAAGCAGTTGCGGGCCGAGTACGTCATCAAGGTCGTCGGCAAGGTGGCCGCCCGGCCCGAGGGGATGGCGAACCCCAAGCTGCCGACCGGCGAAATTGAACTGCGGGTCACCCGGCTCACCCTGCTCAACAAAGCGCTCACCCCGCCGGTGTCGCCCAGCGCGATGAAGCAGGACCTGCCGGGCGAGGACTTGCGACTCAAGCACCGGTACCTCGACCTGCGGCGTCCGGAAATGCAAAAGGTGCTGCTGCTCCGCGACCGAGTCGTCAAAGGAATGCGCGATTACTTCGCCGACGGCGGATTCATCGACGTCGAGACGCCGTGCCTGGGGCGCAGCACCCCCGAGGGCGCCCGCGACTATCTCGTCCCCAGTCGCGTCCATCAGGGGAGCTTCTACGCCCTGCCGCAGTCGCCGCAGTTGTACAAGCAGATCCTGATGATCGCCGGGTACGACCGCTACGTGCAGGTCGCCCGGTGCTTTCGCGACGAGGACCTGCGGGCCGATCGGCAGCCGGAGTTCACGCAGCTCGATCTCGAGATGTCGTTCGTCGACGCCGACGACGTCATGGGCCAGATCGACGGCCTGTGCGCGAAACTCGCCAAGCAGGAGTTGGGGATCGACCTTGCGCTCCCCCTGCCGCGGATGACCTACGACCAAGCGATGGAGCGGTACGGCCACGACGCTCCCGATTTGCGGTTCGGACTGGAGATCGTCGACTGCACCGATCTGGCGCCCGAGAGCGACTTCGGCGTGTTCAAGAACGTCGTCGAGGCGGGGGGCAAAGTCCGGGCGATCAACGCCAAGAAGGGGGCCGAGCATTACAGTCGTCGCGGCATCGACGCCCTGACCGAGTTCGTGAAGGGCTTCGGCGCCAAGGGGCTCGCGTGGTTCCGCTGCGAGGAGGACGGCAAACTGGGCTCGACGATCGCCAAGTTCTTCAGCGAGGAGTTGCTGGCCAAGTTCGCCAAGCGTCTCGACGCCGAACCGGGGGACCTGATCCTGTTCTCCGCGGATCAGTGGGCCGGCACTTGCAAGGTGCTGCACGCCCTGCGCACCAAGATCGGCCGGGAGATGCAACTGTACGACCCGCAGGCGATGCACTTCTCGTGGGTCGTCGAGTTTCCGATGTTCGCGTACGACGAGGAACAAGGGAACTGGGCGGCGATGCACCACCCGTTCACCGCCCCGCTGGACGAGCACGTGCCGCTGCTCTCCGCCGACCCCGGCAAGTGCCGGGCCAAGGCGTACGATCTGGTGATCAACGGCAGCGAAGCGGGCGGGGGGACGATCCGGATCCACGACGCCGAGACGCAGTCCAAGGTGTTCGGCCTGCTGGGGATCGACGCCGAGACGGCGAAGGATCGATTCGGGTTTCTCCTGGACGCCCTGCAGTACGGGGCCCCGCCCCACGGCGGGATTGCCCTGGGGATCGATCGGTGGGTCATGCTGTTCGGCCGCCTGGAGAGTATTCGAGACTGCATCGCCTTCCCCAAGACCCAGAAGGCGACTGACCTGATGACCGAGGCCCCCGGCACGGTCGACGCGAAGCAGCTCAAGGAACTGGCCCTGAAGATCAATCGATGA
- a CDS encoding redoxin family protein, which translates to MTKIRRSIVVSALRGVAKAWCLLGAAVAAPAIAAEYPEVLLTEDHAKHCRVRQGDSFPAVELPLLGGAATPLAKLQGAKGTVVVIWAPDRWMARAALADLAKLLGEKKLPAGIAVAGIAVGQPAGAVQAEVAKAKAAFPQLLDERREVLAAVGERLLPRIYVLDAKGRIVWFDVEYGEATRRELRQSLKALQGP; encoded by the coding sequence ATGACAAAAATTCGCCGAAGCATTGTAGTCAGCGCTCTCCGCGGAGTCGCGAAGGCTTGGTGTCTGCTGGGAGCCGCCGTTGCCGCTCCCGCGATCGCGGCGGAGTACCCCGAGGTGCTGCTGACCGAGGATCACGCGAAACATTGCCGGGTGCGCCAGGGGGACTCGTTCCCGGCGGTGGAACTGCCGCTGCTCGGGGGCGCCGCGACCCCGCTGGCGAAGCTGCAGGGGGCCAAGGGGACGGTCGTCGTCATCTGGGCGCCCGACCGCTGGATGGCTCGGGCGGCCTTGGCGGATTTGGCGAAGTTGCTGGGGGAGAAGAAGCTCCCCGCGGGGATCGCCGTGGCAGGGATCGCCGTCGGTCAACCGGCCGGCGCCGTGCAGGCCGAGGTCGCCAAGGCGAAGGCCGCGTTTCCGCAACTGCTTGACGAGCGCCGCGAAGTCCTCGCGGCGGTCGGCGAACGACTCCTCCCGCGGATCTACGTCCTCGACGCGAAAGGGCGCATCGTCTGGTTCGACGTCGAGTACGGCGAAGCGACGCGAAGGGAACTGCGGCAGTCGCTGAAGGCGCTGCAGGGTCCGTAG
- the mutS gene encoding DNA mismatch repair protein MutS, translated as MMQQYAEAKAAAGDALLLFRMGDFYELFHEDARIAARVLGLSLTSRDKGDNPIPMAGFPHHQLDGYLAKIIAAGLRAAVCEQMEDPRHAKGIVKREVTRIVSRGTVTDDALLDPCAANYLLAIAGAGGAKPHASGDAANLARACGLASDPVGLAWIDVSTGRFEAAVVPGDKLGDELARIAPVELVVRDDAAELPLAWTEGRLLTKRPAWAFGRQTAAAALAKHFGTHSLDGFGFGAGDEPALAAAGAVLEYLVETQKSSLAHVDRLVPHRSTARLEIDEATRRSLELTATIRDGRREGSLWGVMDRTATSMGARMLGDWLASPLTDPAAIDARLDAVGEFVADAPLTDDLRESLRSIYDMQRLLARVTTGRATPRDLAFVARTLRALPKLKAKLTGRTAARLVQLESRIDLCGDLRAKLDAALEDDCPLTSREGGFIRPGCHAELDQQRELTKGGKQWIARYQVEAIERSGIPSLKVGFNNVFGYYLEVTHAHRDKIPADFIRKQTLKNAERYVTPELKEHEEKVLAAQERAIDLEYDLFVELRELTAAAARRLQATSEALAEVDVLVGLAELARSRNYCRPTIVAEPILEIDAGRHPVLDVTEPDGTFVPNDCRCEGRAAKDEQREGTGSGDPSAAGSRLVPRPSLLLITGPNMAGKSTYIRQTALLALMAQVGSFVPARAATIGVADRIFARVGASDDLARGRSTFMVEMTETARILNTASARSLVILDEIGRGTSTYDGLSLAWAVVEHLHDVVGCRTLFATHYHELTQLADDLPGLANFNVAVKEWMDEVVFLHQIVAGAADKSYGIHVAKLAGVPRSVNARAEEVLATLEEGKRRQAAGGREADAGGVDSSPLRNRRIDAPHAGPTRAHRNGQFQLTLFELADHPLLDEIRSVDPDGLTPREALELVSRWREQLDGAKAPT; from the coding sequence ATGATGCAGCAATACGCCGAGGCCAAGGCGGCCGCCGGCGATGCGCTGCTGTTGTTCCGGATGGGGGACTTTTACGAACTGTTTCACGAGGACGCGCGGATCGCGGCCCGCGTGCTGGGCCTGTCGCTCACCAGCCGCGACAAGGGGGACAACCCGATCCCCATGGCGGGGTTTCCGCATCATCAGCTCGACGGGTACCTGGCCAAGATCATCGCCGCCGGGCTGCGGGCCGCCGTGTGCGAGCAGATGGAGGACCCTCGGCACGCCAAGGGGATCGTCAAACGCGAGGTGACGCGAATCGTCAGCCGCGGCACCGTCACCGATGATGCGCTGTTGGACCCGTGCGCGGCGAACTATTTGCTGGCTATCGCGGGCGCCGGGGGAGCTAAGCCGCATGCGTCGGGCGACGCGGCGAATTTGGCTCGCGCGTGCGGCTTGGCGAGCGATCCCGTCGGACTGGCGTGGATCGACGTCTCGACCGGCCGGTTCGAAGCCGCGGTCGTCCCCGGCGACAAACTGGGGGACGAGCTCGCGCGGATCGCCCCCGTCGAACTCGTGGTCCGCGACGACGCCGCGGAACTCCCCCTCGCCTGGACCGAAGGCCGGTTGCTCACCAAACGCCCGGCGTGGGCCTTCGGCCGGCAGACGGCCGCGGCCGCGCTGGCCAAGCACTTCGGCACGCATTCGCTCGACGGGTTCGGCTTCGGCGCCGGGGACGAGCCGGCGCTCGCCGCCGCGGGGGCGGTGCTCGAGTACCTTGTCGAGACGCAGAAATCGTCCCTCGCCCACGTCGACCGGCTCGTCCCCCATCGTTCGACCGCGCGGCTCGAGATCGACGAAGCGACCCGCCGCAGCCTGGAGCTCACCGCCACGATTCGCGACGGCCGCCGCGAGGGATCGCTGTGGGGAGTGATGGACCGCACGGCGACCTCAATGGGCGCGCGGATGCTGGGGGACTGGCTCGCCAGCCCGCTGACCGACCCCGCGGCGATCGACGCCCGGCTCGACGCGGTCGGCGAGTTCGTCGCCGACGCCCCGCTAACCGACGACTTGCGCGAATCGCTTCGCTCGATCTACGACATGCAGCGGTTGCTCGCCCGCGTGACGACCGGTCGGGCGACCCCGCGCGATCTGGCGTTCGTCGCCCGCACGCTGCGCGCCCTCCCCAAGCTCAAGGCGAAGCTCACGGGCCGCACCGCGGCGCGACTCGTTCAGCTTGAGTCGCGGATCGATCTGTGCGGGGACCTTCGCGCCAAGCTCGACGCGGCCCTCGAGGACGACTGCCCGCTCACCAGCCGCGAGGGGGGCTTCATTCGCCCCGGCTGCCACGCCGAGCTGGACCAACAGCGCGAGCTGACCAAAGGGGGCAAACAGTGGATCGCCCGATACCAAGTCGAGGCGATCGAGCGGTCCGGCATCCCGTCGCTCAAGGTCGGCTTCAACAACGTGTTCGGGTACTACCTGGAGGTGACCCACGCCCACCGCGACAAGATCCCCGCCGATTTCATCCGCAAGCAAACGCTCAAGAACGCCGAGCGTTACGTCACCCCCGAACTCAAGGAGCACGAGGAGAAGGTGCTCGCCGCGCAGGAGCGAGCGATCGACCTCGAGTACGACCTGTTCGTCGAGCTGCGCGAACTGACCGCGGCCGCGGCGCGACGGCTGCAAGCGACCAGCGAGGCGTTGGCCGAGGTCGACGTGTTGGTCGGGCTCGCCGAGTTGGCCCGCAGTCGCAACTACTGCCGGCCGACGATCGTCGCCGAGCCGATACTCGAGATCGACGCGGGCCGCCACCCGGTGCTCGACGTCACTGAGCCGGACGGGACGTTCGTGCCGAACGATTGCCGGTGCGAGGGACGCGCCGCCAAGGACGAGCAGCGAGAAGGAACCGGCAGCGGCGATCCGTCGGCTGCCGGCTCGCGCTTGGTCCCCCGTCCCTCGCTGCTGCTCATCACCGGCCCCAACATGGCGGGCAAGAGCACGTACATTCGCCAGACGGCGCTCCTCGCGCTGATGGCGCAGGTGGGGAGCTTCGTCCCGGCGCGGGCCGCGACGATCGGAGTCGCCGACCGCATTTTCGCCCGCGTGGGGGCCAGCGACGACCTCGCCCGCGGCCGCAGCACGTTCATGGTCGAGATGACCGAGACGGCTCGGATCCTCAACACGGCCTCGGCCCGGAGCCTCGTGATCCTCGACGAGATCGGCCGCGGCACGAGCACCTACGACGGGCTGTCGCTGGCGTGGGCGGTGGTCGAGCACCTGCACGACGTCGTTGGTTGCCGAACGCTGTTCGCTACGCACTACCACGAGCTCACGCAACTGGCCGACGACCTGCCGGGGCTCGCCAATTTCAACGTCGCGGTCAAGGAGTGGATGGACGAAGTCGTGTTTCTGCACCAAATCGTCGCCGGCGCCGCGGACAAGAGCTACGGCATCCACGTCGCCAAACTGGCCGGGGTCCCGCGGAGCGTCAACGCCCGGGCGGAGGAGGTGCTGGCGACGTTGGAAGAGGGCAAAAGGCGGCAGGCCGCAGGGGGACGCGAAGCAGACGCCGGCGGGGTCGATTCATCGCCCTTGCGGAACCGTCGCATCGACGCCCCTCACGCCGGCCCGACTCGGGCGCATCGCAACGGCCAATTCCAGCTCACCCTGTTCGAACTGGCCGACCATCCGCTGCTCGACGAAATCCGCAGCGTTGATCCCGACGGCCTCACGCCGCGCGAGGCGTTGGAACTCGTGAGCCGGTGGCGGGAGCAACTCGACGGCGCCAAGGCGCCGACGTAG
- the gap gene encoding type I glyceraldehyde-3-phosphate dehydrogenase, which yields MAIRVGINGFGRIGRLTFRNLIARGSEFEVVAINDLTDNKMLATLLKYDSTHGRFPGEVSHDAENLYVNGKAIKATAIRNPAECPWGDLGVDVVVESTGVFAARAGNGKPGYDTHLDAGAKKVVLSAPAKDGADLTCVLGVNDDKLTPELKCISNASCTTNCLAPVAKVLNDKFGIVTGLMTTVHAYTNDQNVQDLPHADPYRARAAAMNIIPTSTGAASAVGLVIPELKGKLTGIALRVPVVTGSVVDLTVNLGKKTTAEEINASIKAAAEGPMKGILAYTEDPIVSTDIIGDSHSSIFAADWTQVIDGTMAKIVSWYDNEWGYSCRTADLIAKIGKM from the coding sequence GTGGCAATTCGCGTCGGTATCAACGGATTTGGTCGCATTGGGCGTCTGACCTTCCGCAACCTGATCGCCCGCGGCAGCGAGTTCGAGGTGGTCGCGATCAACGACCTCACCGACAACAAGATGCTCGCCACGCTGCTGAAGTACGACAGCACGCACGGCCGGTTCCCGGGCGAGGTGAGCCACGACGCCGAGAATTTGTACGTCAACGGCAAGGCGATCAAGGCGACCGCCATCCGCAATCCGGCCGAGTGCCCCTGGGGCGACCTGGGCGTGGACGTGGTCGTCGAGTCGACGGGGGTGTTCGCCGCCCGCGCCGGCAACGGCAAGCCGGGGTACGACACCCACCTCGACGCCGGCGCCAAGAAGGTCGTCCTGAGCGCCCCGGCCAAGGACGGCGCCGACCTGACGTGCGTGCTGGGGGTCAACGACGACAAGCTGACCCCGGAACTGAAGTGCATCTCCAACGCCAGTTGCACAACCAACTGTCTGGCCCCGGTCGCCAAGGTGTTGAACGACAAGTTCGGCATCGTCACGGGCCTGATGACCACGGTCCACGCCTACACGAACGACCAGAACGTGCAGGACCTGCCCCACGCCGATCCGTATCGAGCCCGGGCCGCGGCGATGAACATCATCCCCACGAGCACCGGCGCCGCGTCGGCGGTCGGGCTCGTGATTCCCGAACTCAAGGGGAAGCTGACCGGCATCGCCCTGCGGGTGCCGGTCGTCACCGGCAGCGTGGTGGACCTCACCGTGAATCTCGGCAAGAAGACGACCGCCGAGGAAATCAACGCCTCGATCAAGGCGGCCGCTGAAGGGCCGATGAAGGGGATCCTCGCCTACACCGAGGACCCGATCGTGTCGACCGACATCATCGGCGACTCGCATAGCAGCATCTTCGCGGCCGATTGGACCCAGGTCATCGACGGGACGATGGCCAAGATCGTGTCGTGGTACGACAACGAATGGGGCTACAGCTGCCGCACCGCCGACCTGATCGCCAAGATCGGCAAGATGTAA
- a CDS encoding site-specific integrase translates to MDETSFKVIVVKACDRRNLVLRYVDPVTGKHVTKSAETSNRRKAERAAARWEAELREGRFRPAVKISWDEFRERYEQEYLPGLADGTFGKIQALFNLIERVLRPRRLSDVTSSAISKLQAEMRKSQQEATIKSNLAHLKAALRWAVRMDLLVAAPVIEKPPRSRNNIVMKGRPITAAEFDRMLRETPEIVGEAAAADWRRLLQGLWLSGLRLSEALNLSWTDDDLLRVDLTHEFPLLHIPAALEKGNQDRLLPITPDFGAFLLETPPERRTGHVFHARGRRISRPVDVNWAGRMISAIGKAADVRVSGGGQGKREKFASAHDLRRSFGERWALRVMPHVLKELMRHASIETTMRYYVGRNALTVARSIFEANSAGAEARQGYILGYSPPLEGPPEST, encoded by the coding sequence ATGGATGAAACATCTTTCAAAGTAATCGTCGTCAAGGCGTGCGATCGCAGGAATCTTGTCCTGCGGTACGTCGATCCCGTGACTGGGAAGCATGTCACGAAGTCTGCAGAGACGTCCAACCGCCGTAAAGCCGAGCGAGCAGCGGCGCGCTGGGAGGCCGAATTGCGGGAGGGTCGGTTCCGCCCCGCGGTCAAGATCTCCTGGGACGAGTTTCGCGAACGCTACGAACAGGAGTATCTCCCCGGCTTGGCGGACGGCACGTTCGGTAAGATCCAGGCCCTCTTCAATCTCATTGAACGCGTGCTTCGCCCTCGGCGATTAAGCGATGTGACATCGTCGGCGATCTCGAAACTGCAAGCCGAAATGCGCAAATCGCAGCAAGAGGCGACGATTAAGAGCAACCTAGCCCACCTCAAAGCGGCCTTGAGGTGGGCGGTCCGCATGGACCTCTTGGTCGCCGCACCGGTGATCGAGAAACCGCCGCGATCCAGAAACAACATTGTCATGAAGGGCCGCCCGATCACGGCGGCTGAGTTCGACCGCATGCTGCGAGAAACGCCCGAGATCGTCGGCGAGGCCGCCGCGGCCGATTGGCGGAGACTCCTGCAGGGACTGTGGCTGTCGGGGCTAAGGCTTTCCGAGGCGCTCAACCTGAGCTGGACGGACGACGACCTGCTCCGCGTCGATCTGACCCACGAGTTTCCCCTCCTGCACATCCCGGCGGCGCTCGAAAAGGGTAACCAGGATCGATTGCTGCCGATCACGCCCGACTTCGGGGCGTTTCTCCTGGAGACGCCCCCCGAGCGGCGAACGGGCCACGTCTTTCACGCCCGGGGCCGCAGGATCTCGCGGCCGGTCGACGTCAACTGGGCGGGGCGGATGATCTCGGCCATTGGCAAGGCCGCGGACGTCCGCGTGAGCGGGGGGGGACAGGGGAAACGCGAGAAGTTCGCGTCCGCCCACGATCTCCGCCGCTCGTTCGGCGAGCGGTGGGCGCTGCGGGTCATGCCGCACGTCCTCAAGGAGCTGATGCGGCACGCCTCGATCGAGACGACGATGCGGTACTACGTCGGCAGGAACGCGCTCACCGTGGCGCGGAGCATTTTCGAGGCGAATTCGGCGGGCGCGGAGGCGCGCCAAGGTTACATTTTAGGTTACAGCCCCCCGTTAGAGGGGCCTCCCGAATCGACGTAA